The window TTGCTCCGTCACCTCTCCCAAAACGAAGTATTCGGAAGAGGTCGAGCGACGCCGTTCAGGCGAACATGTCCGTCACGATTCGTGAGGGCTGGGTCACGTTGGACAATCGTTGCGGCAAGCCTTGGCTCATGTAAGTCAACTTGTGATGATCGATGCCCAGCAGATGCTGAAGCGTTGCGTGCAAGTCGTGGGGCGAAACCTTGTTCTCCACCGCTTCATAACCAATGTCATCGGTGTGCCCGATCGAAACGCCGGGTTTGATTCCGCCGCCCGCAAACCACATCGTGAACGCGCCGGGATTGTGGTCGCGACCGATCAACTTCATCTCGCGACCGCCACGATTCTCTCGCATCGGCGTTCGTCCAAACTCACCGCCCCAGACAACCAACGTGTCTTCCAATAGGCCACGTTGATCCAAATCTTTCAGCAGCGCCGTCATTGGCTGGTCGACTTCACGGCAACGATCGTGGAACCCTTTGTTGATCGCTTCGTTGGCACCAGCACCGTGGGAGTCCCATCCCCAGTGGAACAGTTGAATGAAACGCACGTCGCGCTCGGCCAACCGGCGAGCGAGCAAACAATTGTTCGCAAACGATTCTTCGCCGGGGTTGGTGCCGTACATCGCATGAACGTCGGCGGTTTCCTGAGTCAGATCAAACGCTTCGGTCGCACTGGTCTGCATCCGGAACGCCATTTCATACTGAGAAATTCGCGTGAGCACTTCGGCGTCGCCGGTTTGCTCAAACATTTCTCGATTGAGTTTGGCCAGGGTATCCAAAGCGCGGCGTCGCTGAATGCGGCTGACGCCTTCCGGATTGGAAAGGTACAAAACCGGATCACCTTTGCTGCGGCACTGGACGCCTTGATGCACGGAAGGCAGAAAGCCCGATCCCCAAACGCTCTTCCCGGCAGACGGTGTTTTGCCGCCGGAGACGAGAACAACAAATCCGGGCAGGTTCTGGTTCTCACTGCCGAGGCCGTACATCGTCCACGCACCAAAGGACGCCGAGCCAAGATTCTGACTGCCAGTGTGCAACAGCAACTGTGCCGGTGCGTGATTGAACTGGGTCGTGTGCATCGATTTGACGAAGCAGACTTTGTCGACGACCGACTGAAAGTGCGGCAAACGATCGGAAACCCAAGCCCCACTTTCACCATGTTGGGCGAATGGAAATTGCGGTCCCAGCATTTTGGGCACGCCTTGGATGAACGCGAAACGCTTTCCTTCCAAGAAGCTGGCCGGCGTGTCTTTCCCATCGAGTTGCTGCAAGTCGGGTTTGTAGTCAAACAATTCCAACTGGCTCGGTCCGCCCGCCATGTGCAGGAAGATCACACGTTTGGCTTTGGGTGGAAAATGGGGTGCCAACATCGGTGCCGGATCGCCGGCTTGCGCGGTCTCACCGTGGACCGGGTTGGCTTGACTGCCCAACCACATCCCGGCCAAACCAAGCGAACAATTTTGCAAAAAGTGGCGCCGCGTTTGCCATTGCAACAAGCCAAGACGCACGGAGTCGTTAAGAGGATTCATTTGGTCAGTGCTTTGTCGAGGTTCAAAATGGTGCTGGCCACAATCGCGAGCGCGTTCTGGTCCACGTCAAGTTTGCCGTCGCCTTGGGGGACGCCGCTGGTTTCGTCCAAGTCGTCGTAGAGGACCTTCAGTTCATGAAGTTCCCATTCCGTCGGTTGGCTTTGTGTCACCAGCACAAACATGCGAGCGATTTGTGATTCGATCGAATTGTTGGCGTCCTCGGTTTCGACTGCGGCGGCTTGTTTGACCAAAGCCTTGCTACATTCGGCGTAGACAGGATCGTTCAGCGTCACCAGAGCCTGCAGCGGCGTGTTGGTCGCGATTCGCCGTGGTGCACACAGGTCTCGCGTGGGTGAATCGAAGGTCAAGAAACTCGGGTAGGGACTCGTCCGTCGCCAGTACGTGTAGAGCGCCCGTCGATAACGCTCGGGACCGGTCGCGGTTTTCCAAGACGCACCGCTGTAAACGGTCTGCCAAACGCCATCGGGTTGAGGCGGCATGACGGACGGGCCACCGATTTGCTCGGTCAACAATCCTGACACAGCCAACGCTTGATCACGAACCATTTCGGCAGTCAATCGCGTTCGCGGCCCGCGAGCCAACCACTGATTTCGCGGATCGGCCTGCTGCAGTTCTTTGCTGACGTGATGCGTTTGACGATAAGTCGATGACAACGCCAACTCACGCAAGAAAGGTTTCAAATGCCAATGGTGTTCGTCTCGCAGTCGCAAAGCGAGGTGATCGAGCAACTGCGGATGGGTCGGCTGCAGACCGCTGGATCCAAAGTCCTCTTGTGTTTCCACCAATCCGATTCCAAACAACTGAGCCCAGACTCGGTTGGCCCAAACTCGCGGGGTCAGCGGGTTGTCATCGGAAACCAACCATTGAGCCAGTTCCAAACGACTGTTCACGTCCGAGGGACGCACCGACGTGCCTTGGGTGAAGGCCACTGGAATGGCCGGATCAACCTTCTCGCCGCGTTCCATCCAGTTGCCACGCACGAACACGCGTGTTTCTCGTGCTGCCTCAGTCGGACGATTGAAAACGATCGGCAACTTGGGACCTTTGACCTGGGACGCTTCCTTGCGGGCTTGCGCGAGCGAATCGGTGAGCTGCTTCCACTGGTCGCTTTCGAGCAACTGATTGGCTTCCTCATCCGTGGTCGCAAACCATTCCAATCGACGGATCGGTGTGGCCACATTTCCGGATGTCGAGTGGGACTGACGCATGGTCAATCGCAGCGTCTTGATGGACTTCTCATTCAGCGATTCCCAGGAACTCGGATCTCGCATCACCAACACGGTTTGCCGCGGTCCGGTCAGCTTTGGGTATTCGCCAGCACCCGACGCGTTGCCGCGAAGGACATCGTCTGGATCGGTGCTGCCGGTGATCGCATCGGCGATGACGCCCGCCCACTCGACCGGAGTGGCGTTGCCGTCGGCGTCGATCCATTCGGCGGTGAGTTCGCTGAGCACGGAACCTTGCTCGGGCCACTGCGCCGGATCATCGCTGAGCGGCAAGATGTCCAACTTCATCGCCGACAACGGTTGCTCACCCAATTGAGTTTGTAAACCTTCAAGATCCAGTTCGACGGTGTACTTCGTTCCGGGCGGAAAGGTACCGCCATCGGTCACGATTTGATTGTCGACCTGCTTCAGTTTGCCGTCGGTGGTTTGGAACGATGCCGGAGCCAGCGACTGCCAGTTTGCTGTGTGAGCGACATTCCATCCGACCGCGTTGCGTTGATGACGCAGTTCTTCGACTTGTCGCTGCACATCGATCGCGTGTTCCAATTGAGACGGGTCATTGGGGACACGAATCGTCGGATACTCGTCTTGCAGGTCGGCATCCAACGTGTCGTTGAACATCGCCAACGACGCGTAGTACTCGTTGTGTTCGATCGGGTCGTATGGATGCGAGTGACACTGGACGCATCCAAAGGTGCTGGCCTGCCACACCGTCCAAGTCGTGTTGACGCGGTCGATCAATGCGGCGATGCGGAACTCTTCGTCGTCGGTCCCGCCCTCGGTGTTGGTTTGCGTGTTGCGATGAAACGCGGTTGCGATCCAGTCTTCCGCGGTTGCGTCTTCGAGCAAATCTCCAGCCAATTGCTTGATCGTGAATGCGTCGTAGGGCATGTCGGCATTGAAGGCCTGGATCAACCAATCTCGGTAAGGCCACATGTCGCGGTGGGGATCTTTTTCAAAGCCCATTGAGTCGGCGTAGCGAGCAAGGTCCATCCACACGGATGCCCAACGTTCGCCAAAATGAGACTTGGCCAACATCGTGTCGACCTCCGCTGCGTAAACCGTTTCTTTCTCACTGGGTGATGAGACGGAATCGAGCTTGGCAAGAAAGTCGGTGAGCTGTTCTTCCGACGGCGGCAATCCAATCAAATCAAACGAAGCTCGCCGCAGCCATTGTTCAGCGGGTGCTTCCTCGCTCGGGGCGAGATCTTTGGCTTCCAAGTTTGCCAACACGATTTGATCAAGCGGACGCGTTCTCCAATGGCTTTCACCCGAGCCCTCTGGCTTCGAATCGGCGGACGATGATTCCGGAACCAGCGGCGTGAGCGCCCACATGTTTTGCCACTGTGCTCCTTCCGCGATCCAGCGACGCAAAAGCTCAATGTCTTCCGGCGATAGCGGATCGGGATGCTCGTCCGGGGGCGGCATGCGGATGTCGGCATCGTCCGTCGTGATGCGTTCGATCAAGATCGATGCATCCGGGTCGCCTGGTTCCACTATCCATCCATCCGGCGGCAACACCTGCTCGGGATAGATGAACGAGACGTCGCCAGCTTGCTTCACCCCGCCATGACACGATGTGCAATTCGCGACGAGGATTGGGCGGATCTGTGAATTGAAATCGACCGGAGCTTCGTCACCGAGTGATTGACCATCGGGGTCGGCTGGCTCGGCAGCGTACGCTGACTGGTCCACGAAAAACCTTGGACAAAAACAGCTGAGCAGCACCACGGCAGTGATCCGAACGGTGCGTTCCAGGTCAAGCGGCGGGCGAAGCCCAATCCTAGGATTGGACAACAGACGAGCCAGTGCATTCCCGCCGGCTGGCGAAGGAAAGCGGGAGGAGAGAGATGGCATGGAGGGAGTTGAGGTGGGTTTCTGGGTTGGATCAGAACTTCTGTATTATAACGGCGTCAGAAGTTCTTTCAGTGGACTATGCGTGTTTCACACAAACACCTGTGAAACAGTATCTCAGCTCCCACCATCACAAAACACGCAAGCCTGGCAAAACAGGAAGCAACGAGCAAGTTTTCCGAAAGCGTTGCGTGTAACGATTTTTCTGATTTTGACGTTTTTGGATGCAGGATCT of the Rhodopirellula baltica SH 1 genome contains:
- a CDS encoding DUF1501 domain-containing protein, with the translated sequence MNPLNDSVRLGLLQWQTRRHFLQNCSLGLAGMWLGSQANPVHGETAQAGDPAPMLAPHFPPKAKRVIFLHMAGGPSQLELFDYKPDLQQLDGKDTPASFLEGKRFAFIQGVPKMLGPQFPFAQHGESGAWVSDRLPHFQSVVDKVCFVKSMHTTQFNHAPAQLLLHTGSQNLGSASFGAWTMYGLGSENQNLPGFVVLVSGGKTPSAGKSVWGSGFLPSVHQGVQCRSKGDPVLYLSNPEGVSRIQRRRALDTLAKLNREMFEQTGDAEVLTRISQYEMAFRMQTSATEAFDLTQETADVHAMYGTNPGEESFANNCLLARRLAERDVRFIQLFHWGWDSHGAGANEAINKGFHDRCREVDQPMTALLKDLDQRGLLEDTLVVWGGEFGRTPMRENRGGREMKLIGRDHNPGAFTMWFAGGGIKPGVSIGHTDDIGYEAVENKVSPHDLHATLQHLLGIDHHKLTYMSQGLPQRLSNVTQPSRIVTDMFA
- a CDS encoding PSD1 and planctomycete cytochrome C domain-containing protein gives rise to the protein MPSLSSRFPSPAGGNALARLLSNPRIGLRPPLDLERTVRITAVVLLSCFCPRFFVDQSAYAAEPADPDGQSLGDEAPVDFNSQIRPILVANCTSCHGGVKQAGDVSFIYPEQVLPPDGWIVEPGDPDASILIERITTDDADIRMPPPDEHPDPLSPEDIELLRRWIAEGAQWQNMWALTPLVPESSSADSKPEGSGESHWRTRPLDQIVLANLEAKDLAPSEEAPAEQWLRRASFDLIGLPPSEEQLTDFLAKLDSVSSPSEKETVYAAEVDTMLAKSHFGERWASVWMDLARYADSMGFEKDPHRDMWPYRDWLIQAFNADMPYDAFTIKQLAGDLLEDATAEDWIATAFHRNTQTNTEGGTDDEEFRIAALIDRVNTTWTVWQASTFGCVQCHSHPYDPIEHNEYYASLAMFNDTLDADLQDEYPTIRVPNDPSQLEHAIDVQRQVEELRHQRNAVGWNVAHTANWQSLAPASFQTTDGKLKQVDNQIVTDGGTFPPGTKYTVELDLEGLQTQLGEQPLSAMKLDILPLSDDPAQWPEQGSVLSELTAEWIDADGNATPVEWAGVIADAITGSTDPDDVLRGNASGAGEYPKLTGPRQTVLVMRDPSSWESLNEKSIKTLRLTMRQSHSTSGNVATPIRRLEWFATTDEEANQLLESDQWKQLTDSLAQARKEASQVKGPKLPIVFNRPTEAARETRVFVRGNWMERGEKVDPAIPVAFTQGTSVRPSDVNSRLELAQWLVSDDNPLTPRVWANRVWAQLFGIGLVETQEDFGSSGLQPTHPQLLDHLALRLRDEHHWHLKPFLRELALSSTYRQTHHVSKELQQADPRNQWLARGPRTRLTAEMVRDQALAVSGLLTEQIGGPSVMPPQPDGVWQTVYSGASWKTATGPERYRRALYTYWRRTSPYPSFLTFDSPTRDLCAPRRIATNTPLQALVTLNDPVYAECSKALVKQAAAVETEDANNSIESQIARMFVLVTQSQPTEWELHELKVLYDDLDETSGVPQGDGKLDVDQNALAIVASTILNLDKALTK